Proteins encoded together in one Prunus dulcis chromosome 3, ALMONDv2, whole genome shotgun sequence window:
- the LOC117622251 gene encoding photosystem I assembly factor PSA3, chloroplastic → MVGVSSTSPSLKANFNPQSFTATSHLCNSTCKPASTSLLYLGQIYGDTTRPNRSKMPNSNGFFSVKAYMDNPNSISSFASKVIGSLPVVGLIARILSDEGGLGGDIIDFAEFRRRVGKKCTTSDSRAFYEFQDRRGRAGDPLYVLLCCWVAAIGAGLLKSEEILEGAARLRVSNDIEFEEQNFISLINEAKERRAKLKAATPIIPLEIRIEKALEGIYLCCFGKDPIEEEDERLLNVMLKAVYPSIEQSEIQRIVKDKAQKVAEGCDEGSVREPKPLSKEAVTMQMKDLQFLQQNRDT, encoded by the exons ATGGTCGGTGTGTCATCCACTTCGCCTTCTCTCAAAGCCAACTTCAACCCCCAAAGCTTCACCGCCACAAGCCATCTCTGCAACTCTACCTGCAAACCCGCTTCAACTTCTCTGCTATACCTTGGTCAAATTTATGGCGACACCACGAGACCCAACAGGTCCAAAATGCCAAACTCAAATGGGTTCTTCTCTGTTAAAGCTTACATGGATAATCCAAACTCCATCTCCAGCTTCGCCAGCAAGGTCATTGGCTCTCTCCCTGTTGTTGGGTTAATAGCAAGAATTCTGAGCGATGAAGGTGGCCTTGGTGGAGACATTATTGATTTTGCAGAGTTTCGAAGGCGGGTGGGGAAGAAGTGTACAACTTCTGATTCCCGAGCTTTTTATGAATTTCAAGATCGACGTGGCCGG gcAGGGGATCCTCTGTATGTTCTACTATGCTGCTGGGTAGCAGCCATTGGTGCTGGTCTTCTGAAATCTGAGGAGATTTTAGAAGGGGCGGCGAGGCTGCGGGTTTCGAATGATATCGAATTTGAAGAGCAGAATTTCATTTCCTTGATCAACGAGGCAAAAGAG AGAAGGGCAAAACTAAAAGCTGCTACCCCAATTATCCCATTGGAGATTCGAATCGAGAAGGCTCTTGAAGGGATCTACCTCTGCTGCTTTGGGAAGGACCctatagaagaagaagacgagagaCTTCTAAATGTCATGCTTAAGGCTGTTTATCCATCCATTGAGCAGTCTGAGATACAACGGATTGTCAAGGACAAGGCACAGAAAGTAGCTGAAGGCTGTGATGAAGGCAGTGTTCGAGAGCCGAAACCCCTATCAAAAGAAGCTGTTACAATGCAAATGAAGGACCTCCAATTCCTTCAACAAAATAGAGATACTTGA
- the LOC117621469 gene encoding formate dehydrogenase, mitochondrial, producing MAMKGVIASAVRTLASSGSSASSTTFTRHLHASAGSKKIVGVFYKANEYAELNPNFLGCEERALGIKDWLESQGHKYIVTDDKDGPDCELDKHIPDLHVLISTPFHPAYVTAERIKKAKNLQLLLTAGIGSDHIDLKAAAAAGLTVAEVTGSNVVSVAEDELMRILILVRNFVPGYTQIVNGEWKVAGIAHRAYDLEGKTVGTVGAGRIGKLLLQRLKPFNCHLLYHDRFKIDPELEQQIGAKFEEDLDAMLPKCDVIVINTPLTEKTRGLFDKERIAKCKKGVLIVNNARGAIMDTQAVVDASSSGHIAGYSGDVWNPQPAPKDHPWRYMPNHAMTPHISGTTIDAQLRYAAGVKDMLDRYFKGEDFPAQNYIVKDGKIASQYQ from the exons ATGGCGATGAAGGGTGTCATTGCATCTGCCGTTCGAACTCTTGCTTCATCAGGGAGCTCAGCATCATCAACCACCTTCACCAGGCACCTCCAT GCATCTGCTGGAAGCAAAAAGATTGTTGGGGTGTTTTACAAGGCCAATGAATATGCAGAACTGAACCCCAATTTTCTGGGTTGTGAGGAGAGAGCGCTGGGCATAAAGGACTGGCTGGAATCACAAGGCCACAAGTATATTGTCACTGATGACAAGGACGGACCAGATTGTG AACTTGACAAACACATTCCAGATCTCCATGTTCTCATATCAACCCCCTTCCATCCTGCCTATGTCACTGCCGAAAGGATCAAAAAGGCCAAGAATTTGCAATTGCTTCTCACGGCCGGAATTGGTTCTGATCATATTGATCTGaaggctgctgctgctgctggatTAACAGTTGCAGAGGTCACAGGAAGCAATGTGGTTTCGGTTGCAGAAGATGAGCTCATGAGAATCCTCATTCTTGTGCGGAACTTCGTGCCTGGGTACACTCAGATTGTTAATGGGGAGTGGAAAGTTGCAGGTATTGCCCACAGAGCTTATGATCTGGAAGGAAAGACAGTGGGGACTGTTGGTGCTGGACGTATTGGCAAGCTTTTGCTCCAAAGGTTGAAACCTTTCAACTGTCATCTCCTCTATCATGACCGGTTCAAGATTGACCCAGAATTGGAGCAACAGATAGGGGCTAAGTTTGAGGAGGATCTGGATGCAATGCTTCCAAAATGTGATGTTATTGTTATCAACACACCCCTTACTGAGAAAACAAG AGGACTGTTTGAcaaagaaagaattgcaaagtGTAAGAAGGGAGTCCTGATCGTTAACAATGCTCGAGGGGCAATCATGGACACACAGGCAGTTGTTGACGCTTCCTCCAGTGGACATATTGCAG GTTACAGTGGCGATGTTTGGAATCCACAACCAGCTCCGAAAGACCATCCATGGCGTTACATGCCAAACCATGCTATGACCCCTCATATATCTGGTACCACAATTGATGCACAG TTACGTTATGCTGCCGGTGTTAAGGACATGCTTGACAGGTACTTCAAGGGAGAAGACTTTCCTGCACAAAACTACATTGTCAAGGACGGTAAAATAGCAAGCCAGTATCAGTAA
- the LOC117621467 gene encoding uncharacterized protein At4g28440-like — translation MEETKPAKRKPVFKKVDQLKPDTKGHTLVVKVVSSKMVLQKARPDGIQVRQMRIAECLVGDETGTIIFTARNDQVDLMTTGATVILRNAKIDMFKGSMRLAVDKWGRVEVTEPASFAVKEENNLSMVEYELIDVNELANAGAREVISVVEK, via the exons ATGGAGGAAACAAAACCAGCAAAGAGGAAACCCGTTTTCAAAAAGGTTGATCAGCTGAAACCAGACACCAAGGGACACACCCTGGTTGTAAAGGTTGTTAGTTCGAAGATGGTATTGCAGAAGGCCCGACCTGACGGGATCCAAGTTCGTCAGATGAGGATTGCTGAATGCTTGGTTGGTGATGAAACCGGAACCATCATTTTTACTGCCAGAAATGACCAAG TTGATTTGATGACGACTGGCGCTACAGTGATTCTGCGTAATGCAAAAATAGACATGTTCAAGGGTTCTATGAGACTTGCTGTGGACAAGTGGGGTCGAGTTGAAGTAACCGAACCAGCTAGCTTCGCTGTTAAGGAAGAGAACAACTTGTCGATGGTAGAATATGAACTGATTGATGTTAATGAACTGGCTAATGCTGGTGCTCGTGAAGTGATTAGTGTTGTCGAAAAGTGA